In the Syntrophales bacterium genome, one interval contains:
- a CDS encoding DNA-directed RNA polymerase subunit alpha, which produces MQSNWRSLIRPKRIECDEGTHTRSYGEFTCQPLERGFGITLGNALRRVLLSSIQGAAVVSVKFDGVLHEFDTIPGVKEDVTDIILNIKGVRFKMHGEGPRTVTIDRTKSGTVTAADIVTDGTVEVLNPEHYIATLSGEAPFSASMVVKTGKGYVPAKRERDVDQPEGTINIDAIFSPIKKINYTVTYARVGQVADYDKLILEIWTDGGVLPEDAVAYAAKILKDQLDTFINFDEVEEEEAPAQEPERDVNEMLLRSVDDMELSVRSANCLKNAGIKLIGELVQKSEAEMLKTKNFGRKSLNEIKTILDEMGLNFGMKLEFPPWNRAADADEIGGSRDS; this is translated from the coding sequence ATGCAAAGCAATTGGCGCAGTCTGATACGGCCCAAACGTATCGAGTGCGATGAGGGCACGCATACCCGTTCCTATGGAGAGTTCACGTGTCAGCCCCTGGAGAGAGGATTCGGCATCACGCTGGGCAACGCCCTGCGAAGGGTGCTCCTGTCATCCATTCAGGGTGCGGCGGTTGTTTCCGTAAAGTTCGACGGTGTCCTTCATGAATTCGACACAATTCCGGGGGTGAAAGAGGATGTGACGGACATCATCCTCAACATCAAAGGCGTACGTTTCAAGATGCACGGCGAGGGTCCCCGGACGGTAACCATTGACCGCACGAAGAGTGGAACCGTAACGGCAGCGGACATCGTAACGGATGGAACCGTGGAGGTGCTCAACCCGGAGCACTACATTGCCACCCTGTCGGGAGAAGCGCCGTTTTCGGCCTCCATGGTCGTGAAGACGGGAAAGGGTTATGTCCCGGCGAAGCGGGAGAGGGATGTCGATCAGCCGGAAGGGACGATCAACATCGATGCCATCTTCTCGCCGATCAAGAAAATCAATTACACCGTCACGTACGCCCGTGTCGGCCAAGTGGCGGATTACGACAAGCTGATTCTCGAAATATGGACCGACGGAGGCGTTCTACCCGAGGATGCGGTAGCATACGCAGCCAAAATCCTGAAGGATCAACTGGACACCTTCATCAATTTCGATGAAGTGGAGGAAGAAGAGGCGCCTGCGCAGGAACCGGAGCGGGACGTCAACGAAATGCTGCTCCGCAGTGTCGACGACATGGAGCTCTCCGTGCGCTCGGCCAACTGCCTGAAGAACGCGGGAATCAAGCTCATCGGGGAACTGGTCCAGAAGTCGGAAGCGGAAATGCTCAAGACGAAGAATTTCGGAAGGAAATCGCTTAACGAAATCAAGACGATTCTGGACGAAATGGGCCTGAATTTCGGGATGAAGCTCGAATTCCCACCCTGGAACCGGGCCGCCGATGCGGATGAGATCGGCGGAAGCCGTGACAGTTAA
- the rplQ gene encoding 50S ribosomal protein L17 encodes MRHRKLTTKLGRTSSHRKAMFRNMVTSFLKYEKIETTDIKAKELRRIAEKMVTLGKRGDLHARRQALAYVRDRDVVEKLFEQISLRFKDRRGGYTRIVKTGFRTGDNAPMALIEFVGEEKEKAQKAKKASKSRQKAS; translated from the coding sequence ATGCGTCACCGGAAACTGACAACGAAACTCGGAAGGACCTCCAGCCACCGGAAAGCCATGTTCCGCAACATGGTTACTTCCTTCCTGAAATACGAAAAGATCGAGACAACGGACATCAAGGCGAAGGAGCTGCGGCGCATCGCTGAAAAGATGGTGACGCTGGGAAAGCGGGGCGATCTGCATGCACGGCGCCAGGCCCTGGCCTATGTGCGGGACCGGGATGTCGTGGAGAAGCTGTTCGAGCAGATCTCGTTGCGGTTCAAGGATCGCAGGGGAGGCTACACGAGAATCGTCAAGACCGGTTTCCGGACGGGGGACAATGCTCCCATGGCCCTCATCGAGTTCGTCGGGGAAGAGAAGGAAAAGGCTCAGAAGGCCAAGAAGGCATCCAAGTCCAGGCAGAAGGCGTCATAG
- a CDS encoding folylpolyglutamate synthase/dihydrofolate synthase family protein codes for MSYQESLQYISSLGGMGIRFGLDRLKRVLDRLNSPQEACPSVVIAGTNGKGSVAAVTASVLQASGLRVGLYTSPHLVDLRERIQVAGHWIGKGHFSRHVEEIRRKLSGDVLTYFEFLTTIAFLEFRRAGADVAVLEVGMGGRLDAANVVADPVVSVITTIGLEHTAYLGRTLRNIAGEKAGVIREEGVCVTGVHQPSVRHVLDEECRRKRATLFRLGRDFKGRPTGRESFSYRGRIWRERSLPCPLRGRYQIDNAAVAIATLEVMAERGFPVDMASIRTGLAMTHWAGRMETIPGDPPIILDGAHNPAAMSVLCRDLKREASTRPVVFLFGVLEDKDAAAMLKRIRGVASDVVLTETLSERGLPPEKLRDLASRILSIPIDVCPDPREGLQRAREKVGKHGLICVTGSLYLVGAVKKLFPPVAEYDRESPP; via the coding sequence ATGTCCTATCAGGAATCACTTCAGTACATCTCCAGCCTCGGCGGAATGGGCATCCGGTTCGGCCTGGACCGCCTGAAGCGTGTTCTGGACCGCCTGAACAGCCCCCAGGAGGCCTGCCCCTCCGTAGTCATCGCGGGTACAAACGGAAAGGGGTCCGTCGCTGCCGTGACGGCCTCCGTTCTTCAGGCCTCGGGCCTCCGCGTCGGCCTCTATACGTCCCCGCATCTGGTGGACCTGCGGGAAAGAATCCAGGTTGCGGGCCACTGGATCGGGAAGGGTCATTTTTCCCGTCACGTTGAAGAAATAAGAAGAAAACTTTCCGGAGACGTCCTCACCTATTTCGAGTTTCTCACCACCATCGCGTTTCTCGAATTCCGGCGTGCCGGTGCCGATGTCGCCGTCCTTGAAGTCGGCATGGGCGGCAGGCTCGATGCCGCCAATGTCGTTGCGGACCCCGTGGTCTCGGTGATTACGACGATCGGCCTGGAGCACACGGCCTACCTGGGCAGGACGCTCCGGAACATCGCCGGTGAAAAGGCGGGTGTCATCCGGGAGGAGGGGGTCTGCGTCACCGGCGTACACCAGCCGTCGGTTCGGCATGTTCTCGATGAGGAGTGCCGGCGGAAGCGGGCAACGCTCTTCCGGCTAGGGCGGGATTTCAAGGGCCGTCCCACGGGCAGGGAAAGCTTTTCATATCGGGGGCGGATCTGGAGGGAGCGATCCCTGCCCTGCCCGCTCCGGGGACGGTATCAGATCGATAACGCCGCCGTCGCCATCGCAACCCTGGAGGTGATGGCCGAGCGTGGATTTCCGGTGGACATGGCGTCGATCCGGACCGGACTGGCCATGACGCATTGGGCCGGACGGATGGAAACAATTCCCGGAGATCCGCCGATCATCCTGGATGGAGCCCACAATCCTGCCGCCATGTCCGTTCTCTGCCGGGACCTCAAACGGGAAGCCTCTACCCGGCCGGTGGTTTTCCTGTTCGGCGTCCTGGAAGACAAGGACGCCGCCGCCATGCTGAAAAGAATACGCGGTGTGGCATCGGATGTGGTTCTGACCGAAACCCTTTCGGAAAGGGGCCTGCCTCCGGAAAAACTTCGGGACCTAGCCTCCCGCATTCTGTCCATTCCAATCGACGTCTGCCCGGATCCCCGGGAGGGCTTGCAGAGAGCCCGGGAAAAAGTGGGAAAGCACGGCCTGATCTGCGTGACCGGCTCGCTCTATCTTGTCGGTGCCGTGAAAAAGCTGTTCCCTCCCGTGGCAGAATATGATAGGGAAAGCCCTCCGTAA
- the lptD gene encoding LPS assembly protein LptD, with the protein MVHRPQTRVETDYDGRFSISGLPGEPLLLKVTRAGFLPLFISRPEPGAPAADDLARYILYPDEESLPLPAGKGGPVQVEADRFGYEQDPEAYLAAGNVFVTYDSTVLVAEKVRIDRATDEASAEGHVLVLGDGDILEGDRGTLKIEAKTGVIYQGRLFLAKNHMYVQGDRIEKRAEATYRVENVSATPCDGDRPDWRFTGQELDVTVDGYGKIYHGRFEVRNQPVIYTPFLMFPAKTTRQTGFLLPYFGYSRDKLGVDVDVPFYWAATKNMDATLYTRTMTKRGVQEGLEVRYVTAGGSFGTFYGDVLSDRKEISENLGFISRNWSSGQRRWALWWNHETRFANNSYIRADIAKVSDAFYFRDFSSHNYFLSSYASDPSDRFRRVSFLANESLTQLDSSIRYVKDWTNANLTAAIRYTDDFSKSTNAATLQRYPEITFTTTQQQIPDTPLYVQFNGIYDYFYRNTGQKGHLLDVKPTISLPKTIFQRFQVKPFMSWEGTFWSRDDSVSLTTDTRQGERQLFHMGATMSTEVQKIFSVNLLGVDKIRHAIKPEVTYGYIPNTAQADIPDFATAVNEMNAVTYSVTNTLTARRKDRKTGKTTYQEWVRLKLAQTFDIIEARRTMEVGSAGNRPFSVMDMELDLTPVSYLTFAARNKLDVNTGGWTQTNYDLTLSDARKDSITAGYRYTKDTLEELNLTIKAVITPSLDIMYTHRRNRLDNKDVERTYSLQYRRQCWEIMVSFSDNVTYLANGVEEPDRVYAVKLSLYGL; encoded by the coding sequence ATGGTTCACAGGCCCCAGACCCGGGTCGAAACCGACTACGACGGTCGTTTCTCCATCTCCGGTTTGCCCGGCGAGCCGCTTCTTCTCAAGGTCACCCGGGCGGGATTTCTTCCCCTGTTCATTTCGCGGCCGGAGCCCGGGGCTCCTGCAGCGGACGACCTTGCACGGTATATCCTGTACCCCGACGAGGAGAGCCTTCCCCTCCCCGCCGGGAAGGGTGGGCCGGTCCAGGTTGAAGCGGACCGGTTTGGATATGAACAGGACCCGGAGGCATATCTGGCAGCGGGCAACGTTTTTGTAACCTATGACAGTACCGTCCTCGTGGCGGAGAAGGTCCGCATCGACCGGGCAACCGACGAGGCGTCGGCGGAGGGGCACGTGCTGGTCCTCGGTGACGGGGACATCCTGGAGGGAGACAGGGGGACGCTCAAGATCGAGGCCAAGACGGGGGTCATCTACCAGGGCCGCCTGTTCCTGGCGAAGAATCACATGTACGTCCAGGGAGACCGGATCGAAAAGCGGGCCGAGGCAACCTACCGGGTGGAGAATGTCTCGGCCACGCCCTGTGACGGGGACAGGCCCGACTGGCGGTTCACCGGCCAGGAGCTTGACGTCACCGTCGACGGGTACGGCAAGATCTATCACGGGCGTTTCGAAGTGCGGAACCAGCCCGTGATCTATACCCCGTTCCTGATGTTTCCGGCAAAGACGACGCGGCAGACCGGTTTTCTCCTTCCCTATTTCGGCTATTCAAGAGACAAGCTGGGCGTGGATGTGGATGTGCCGTTCTACTGGGCCGCGACCAAGAACATGGACGCCACGCTTTACACGCGCACCATGACCAAGCGGGGAGTCCAGGAAGGGCTTGAGGTGCGGTATGTTACGGCGGGCGGCTCTTTCGGCACGTTTTACGGCGACGTCCTCAGCGACCGGAAGGAGATCAGCGAGAACCTCGGTTTCATAAGCCGGAACTGGTCATCGGGCCAGCGCAGATGGGCCTTGTGGTGGAATCATGAGACCCGGTTCGCGAACAACAGCTACATCCGGGCGGACATCGCCAAGGTCTCCGACGCTTTCTACTTCCGGGATTTCTCATCCCATAACTATTTCCTGTCTTCCTACGCCAGCGATCCGTCGGACCGTTTCCGGAGAGTCTCTTTCCTGGCGAATGAATCCCTGACCCAGCTGGATTCAAGCATCCGTTATGTGAAGGACTGGACCAACGCCAACCTGACTGCCGCCATCCGCTATACCGACGATTTTTCCAAGTCGACCAACGCGGCGACCCTGCAGCGCTACCCGGAGATCACTTTCACCACCACGCAGCAGCAGATCCCGGACACGCCGCTGTACGTCCAGTTCAACGGCATCTATGACTATTTCTACCGGAACACTGGGCAGAAGGGGCACCTGCTGGACGTCAAACCGACTATCAGCCTGCCGAAGACGATATTCCAGCGTTTCCAGGTCAAGCCCTTTATGAGCTGGGAGGGGACGTTCTGGAGCCGGGACGACAGCGTCAGCCTGACCACGGACACCCGCCAGGGGGAGCGGCAACTCTTCCACATGGGAGCCACCATGTCGACGGAAGTGCAGAAAATATTTTCCGTCAACCTGCTGGGAGTGGACAAGATCCGCCATGCCATCAAGCCGGAGGTGACGTACGGCTATATCCCGAATACGGCCCAGGCGGACATTCCCGATTTTGCCACCGCGGTCAACGAGATGAATGCCGTCACGTATTCCGTGACGAACACCCTCACGGCCCGCCGCAAGGACAGGAAAACCGGCAAGACGACCTATCAGGAATGGGTCCGACTGAAGCTGGCCCAGACGTTCGACATCATCGAAGCGAGGCGGACCATGGAGGTGGGGTCGGCGGGAAACAGGCCCTTCAGCGTGATGGACATGGAACTGGACCTGACGCCGGTTTCCTATCTGACCTTTGCCGCCCGGAACAAGCTGGACGTCAACACGGGAGGATGGACGCAGACCAATTACGATCTGACCCTGTCCGATGCACGAAAGGATTCGATCACGGCGGGATACCGGTACACGAAGGACACTCTGGAGGAGCTGAATCTGACGATCAAGGCCGTCATCACGCCGTCCCTGGACATCATGTACACCCATCGCCGGAATCGCCTGGATAACAAGGACGTGGAGCGGACGTACAGCCTTCAGTACAGGCGGCAATGCTGGGAGATCATGGTCAGTTTCTCCGACAATGTCACCTATCTGGCGAACGGTGTGGAGGAGCCGGACCGGGTCTATGCGGTCAAGCTCTCCCTGTACGGCCTCTAA
- the rplM gene encoding 50S ribosomal protein L13 yields MKTYSARKEDVQRDWYVVDAEGKTLGRLASEIASRLRGKHKPVYTPHVDTGDFVIVVNAGKVVLTGKKLTDKMYYSHSGYPGGLKSIAAGKLLQTRPEEVLRIAVRGMLPKNTLGRQMLKKLKIYKGSTHVHEAQSPRTLDL; encoded by the coding sequence ATGAAGACATACAGCGCCAGAAAGGAAGACGTACAGCGGGACTGGTACGTCGTGGACGCCGAGGGAAAGACGCTGGGCCGGCTGGCCAGCGAGATTGCATCGCGGCTGCGAGGCAAGCACAAACCGGTCTATACGCCCCACGTGGATACAGGGGATTTTGTCATTGTTGTGAACGCCGGCAAGGTGGTTCTCACGGGCAAGAAACTCACCGACAAGATGTATTACTCGCACTCCGGCTATCCGGGAGGACTGAAGTCCATTGCAGCGGGAAAACTCCTGCAGACCCGGCCGGAAGAGGTGCTCCGCATCGCTGTCCGGGGCATGCTTCCGAAGAACACCCTGGGAAGGCAGATGCTCAAAAAGCTCAAAATCTACAAGGGCAGCACCCATGTCCATGAGGCCCAGAGCCCCAGGACACTCGATCTGTAG
- the rpsI gene encoding 30S ribosomal protein S9 — MEKRFYATGKRKTAIARVYMKEGTGQLVVNKRNFDDYFTRDSLKMLIQQPLEITGKKGLFDFYINVNGGGSAGQAGAVKHGIAKALIDFDADLRSVLKRAGFLTRDSRIKERKKYGQPGARKRFQFSKR; from the coding sequence ATGGAAAAACGCTTCTACGCAACAGGCAAGCGGAAGACGGCCATCGCCAGGGTTTACATGAAGGAAGGCACCGGCCAGCTGGTCGTCAACAAGCGCAATTTCGACGACTACTTCACCCGGGACAGCTTGAAGATGCTGATCCAGCAGCCGCTGGAGATCACGGGAAAGAAGGGTCTTTTCGATTTCTACATCAACGTGAACGGCGGCGGCAGCGCAGGTCAGGCCGGAGCCGTCAAGCACGGAATTGCAAAGGCGCTCATCGACTTCGACGCCGATCTGCGCTCCGTCCTGAAGCGGGCCGGATTCCTGACCCGGGACTCCCGCATCAAGGAGCGCAAAAAGTACGGCCAGCCGGGGGCCAGGAAGCGATTCCAGTTCTCCAAGCGCTAA
- the argC gene encoding N-acetyl-gamma-glutamyl-phosphate reductase, protein MKVGIYGASGYTGQELLRILLNHPHVEVTAVTSRQYKGMAVSDLYPVFTDRTNLAFLDASPEEVAEAADFIFLALPHGGAMKVASHFLDAGKKVVDLSADFRLRKVETFEAWYEKHGAPGLIKEAVYGIPELYRSEIRSARFVANPGCYPTSIILGFAPLLKEGLIDTETLIADSKSGVSGAGREAQIGSLFCEVDEGFKAYKVGQHRHTPEIEQELGVLAGREIFLSFTPHLLPVNRGILSTLYARLTGSMSTADLAELFRRFYEREPFVRVYREGSVPNISSVKGTNFCDIGVVADKRTGRVIVLSAIDNLVKGASGQAVQNMNLMCGFPEDAGLGMLSVFP, encoded by the coding sequence ATGAAAGTCGGTATTTACGGAGCCAGCGGATACACGGGCCAGGAGCTTCTGCGGATCCTCCTGAACCATCCCCATGTGGAGGTCACGGCCGTCACGTCCCGGCAGTACAAGGGAATGGCTGTTTCCGATCTCTATCCCGTCTTTACGGACCGGACAAACCTGGCCTTTCTCGATGCTTCTCCGGAAGAGGTGGCCGAAGCAGCGGACTTTATCTTCCTGGCCCTTCCGCATGGCGGGGCGATGAAAGTGGCCTCCCATTTTCTCGATGCCGGGAAGAAGGTTGTCGACCTGAGCGCCGACTTTCGACTCCGGAAGGTGGAAACCTTCGAGGCCTGGTACGAGAAGCACGGCGCCCCCGGCCTGATCAAGGAAGCGGTGTACGGAATTCCCGAGCTGTACCGGAGCGAGATCCGGTCGGCCCGCTTCGTTGCCAATCCAGGATGCTATCCCACCAGCATCATCCTCGGGTTTGCTCCGCTCCTGAAAGAGGGCCTGATCGACACGGAGACGCTCATCGCCGACTCCAAGTCCGGTGTGAGCGGCGCCGGGCGGGAGGCCCAGATCGGCTCGCTCTTCTGCGAAGTCGACGAGGGTTTCAAGGCCTACAAGGTGGGCCAGCACAGGCACACACCGGAGATCGAGCAGGAGTTGGGTGTCCTCGCCGGCCGGGAGATCTTCCTCTCATTCACCCCTCACCTGCTCCCGGTGAACCGGGGGATCCTGAGCACTCTTTACGCCCGCCTGACAGGGAGCATGTCCACCGCGGACCTGGCGGAGCTGTTCCGCCGCTTCTACGAGCGGGAGCCCTTCGTCCGGGTCTACCGGGAGGGAAGCGTCCCCAACATCTCGTCGGTCAAGGGAACCAACTTCTGCGACATCGGCGTGGTGGCGGACAAGCGGACGGGCCGGGTCATCGTGCTGTCCGCCATCGACAACCTGGTGAAGGGGGCCTCGGGGCAGGCCGTCCAGAACATGAACCTGATGTGCGGTTTCCCGGAGGACGCTGGGCTCGGCATGCTGTCCGTGTTCCCCTGA
- the cysS gene encoding cysteine--tRNA ligase translates to MSLKLYNTLTRRKEEFKPIAPGKVGMYVCGITAYDVCHIGHARSAVVFDVITRYFRYAGFDVTYVKNFTDVDDKIIERANREKTTIGEISERFIARHNDDMGALGIEPPTVTPKATENIDGMIRLIRTLEEKGLAYAMDGDVYYSVEGFRGYGKLSGRNLEDMLAGARVDVNERKRNPLDFALWKASKEGEPWWDSPWGPGRPGWHIECSVMSQRFLGETFDIHGGGEDLIFPHHENEIAQSEGAYRKPFANYWLHNGFVRINSEKMSKSLGNFFTIEEMLRRYAPEVLRFFMLQSHYRSPVDFSEESLAEARQGMDRCYSTLKLLQDALKAGEGTAEADSSSLAGKEKDLAEVLSRLPERFSEAMNDDFNTARALGYVFDVIRHLNGYLLDKAFRVTPASMAVLRQARETLDRLGRVFGLFLVDPDRYLLEDREREATKRGLDVAEIERLIAGRREARENKDWHRADEIRKELAARQVVLKDGPSGTTWSIQ, encoded by the coding sequence ATGTCCCTGAAACTCTACAACACCCTGACGAGACGGAAAGAGGAATTCAAACCCATCGCGCCCGGAAAGGTGGGCATGTACGTCTGCGGGATCACCGCCTATGACGTCTGCCACATCGGCCACGCCCGCTCCGCCGTCGTCTTCGACGTCATCACCCGCTACTTCCGGTATGCCGGGTTCGACGTCACCTACGTCAAGAACTTCACCGACGTGGACGACAAGATCATCGAGCGGGCCAACCGGGAGAAGACGACCATCGGGGAGATCTCGGAGCGCTTCATCGCCCGGCACAACGACGATATGGGAGCCCTCGGCATCGAGCCGCCGACGGTGACGCCCAAGGCGACGGAGAACATCGACGGCATGATCCGCCTCATCCGGACCCTGGAGGAAAAGGGGCTGGCCTATGCCATGGACGGGGACGTCTACTACTCCGTGGAGGGATTCCGCGGCTACGGGAAACTCTCGGGACGCAACCTGGAGGACATGCTGGCGGGTGCCCGGGTGGACGTGAACGAGCGGAAGCGAAACCCCCTGGATTTCGCCCTGTGGAAGGCCAGCAAGGAAGGGGAGCCCTGGTGGGACAGCCCCTGGGGACCCGGCCGGCCGGGCTGGCACATCGAGTGCTCCGTCATGAGCCAGCGCTTTCTCGGCGAGACCTTCGACATCCACGGCGGCGGCGAGGACCTGATCTTCCCCCACCATGAGAACGAGATCGCCCAGTCCGAAGGCGCCTACAGGAAGCCCTTCGCCAATTACTGGCTCCACAACGGCTTCGTCCGGATCAACTCCGAGAAGATGTCCAAGTCCCTGGGGAACTTCTTCACCATCGAGGAGATGCTCCGGCGCTATGCCCCGGAGGTCCTGCGCTTCTTCATGCTCCAGAGCCATTACCGGAGCCCCGTGGACTTCTCCGAGGAGTCGCTGGCGGAGGCCCGGCAGGGCATGGACCGGTGCTACAGCACACTGAAGCTGCTTCAGGACGCCCTGAAGGCGGGCGAGGGCACGGCGGAGGCCGACTCATCCTCGCTGGCCGGGAAGGAGAAGGACCTGGCGGAGGTCTTGTCACGGCTGCCGGAACGGTTCTCCGAGGCCATGAACGACGACTTCAACACGGCCCGGGCGCTGGGTTACGTCTTCGACGTGATCCGCCACCTGAACGGCTATCTGCTGGACAAGGCCTTCCGCGTCACGCCGGCTTCCATGGCGGTCCTGCGCCAGGCCCGGGAGACCCTCGACAGGCTCGGCCGGGTCTTTGGGCTTTTCCTGGTGGATCCGGACCGCTACCTCCTGGAGGACCGGGAGCGGGAAGCCACCAAGCGCGGACTGGACGTGGCGGAGATCGAGCGGCTCATCGCCGGACGCCGTGAGGCCAGGGAAAACAAGGACTGGCACAGGGCAGACGAGATCCGGAAGGAGCTGGCGGCCCGGCAGGTCGTGCTGAAGGACGGACCCTCCGGGACGACCTGGAGCATCCAGTAG